One window of the Roseovarius sp. THAF9 genome contains the following:
- a CDS encoding class I adenylate-forming enzyme family protein, with translation MRSETDTTAFPPCPAPFNLAAHVLRHADDLPDKIALAILGLSGSERYSFARLKSAVLGTGAGLLEHGLAPSDRVLMRLGNTVDFPIAYLGAIAVGLVPIPTSSQLTAREVAGILKTTEPKAILRGADIPCPETDIPVIGTDALRAMHDNTPAAFDMGDPDRLAYIIYTSGTSGTPRAVMHAHRAIWARQMMVDGWYGLRQDDRLMHAGAFNWTYTLGTGLMDPWTAGATALIPATSVTPDQLPLLMKRHDATIFAAAPGVFRKFVTPGKTFDLPKLRHGLTAGEKLSATIDAHWREATGTPLFEAYGMSECSTFISGCPDHPAAPGTLGRPQPGRNVALIGPDGPVPVGEEGTIAIHRSDPGLMLGYLNEPKETADRFQGDWFVTGDQGVMSPEGDITYLGRSDDMMNAGGFRVSPMEVEAVLNAHPDITQSAVTEIEVKEDARLIMAFYTAPAPVAEDALKAYVNDNLAAYKRPRGFFHLDALPTGANGKLLRRALRPIYKDLHGQA, from the coding sequence ATGCGCTCCGAGACCGACACCACCGCCTTTCCGCCCTGCCCAGCGCCTTTCAACCTGGCCGCTCATGTATTGCGCCATGCCGACGACTTGCCCGACAAGATCGCGCTGGCAATCCTCGGGCTCTCGGGCTCCGAGCGCTACAGCTTTGCGCGCCTGAAATCCGCTGTCCTGGGCACCGGCGCGGGCCTTTTGGAGCATGGCCTTGCACCTAGCGACCGTGTCCTCATGCGCCTCGGCAACACGGTCGACTTTCCCATCGCGTATCTTGGCGCCATCGCCGTCGGTCTCGTGCCCATCCCCACTTCCTCGCAACTGACCGCGCGCGAGGTCGCCGGCATCCTCAAGACCACGGAACCAAAAGCCATCCTGCGGGGCGCCGACATCCCTTGTCCCGAGACGGATATCCCCGTCATCGGCACGGACGCACTGCGCGCCATGCATGACAACACCCCGGCCGCGTTCGACATGGGCGATCCCGACCGGCTTGCCTACATCATCTACACCTCCGGCACCTCCGGCACGCCCCGCGCGGTCATGCACGCCCATCGTGCCATCTGGGCGCGGCAGATGATGGTCGACGGCTGGTACGGCCTGCGCCAGGACGACCGCCTGATGCACGCGGGCGCGTTCAACTGGACCTACACACTCGGCACCGGCCTGATGGACCCTTGGACGGCAGGGGCCACCGCCCTCATCCCGGCCACCTCCGTCACGCCCGACCAACTGCCGCTGCTGATGAAGCGCCACGACGCCACCATCTTCGCCGCCGCCCCGGGCGTCTTCCGCAAGTTCGTCACCCCCGGCAAGACATTCGACCTGCCGAAACTCCGCCACGGCCTGACCGCCGGCGAAAAGCTCTCCGCCACAATCGACGCCCATTGGCGCGAGGCGACCGGTACGCCTCTTTTTGAGGCCTACGGTATGTCCGAATGCTCCACCTTCATCTCAGGCTGCCCCGATCACCCCGCTGCCCCCGGCACGCTGGGCCGCCCCCAGCCGGGCCGCAACGTCGCGCTGATCGGCCCAGACGGCCCGGTCCCCGTGGGCGAGGAAGGCACCATTGCCATCCACCGCTCCGACCCAGGCCTGATGCTGGGATACCTGAACGAGCCCAAGGAAACCGCAGACCGCTTCCAGGGCGACTGGTTTGTTACCGGCGATCAGGGCGTGATGTCCCCCGAAGGCGATATCACCTATCTGGGACGCTCGGACGACATGATGAACGCCGGCGGCTTCCGCGTGTCGCCCATGGAGGTCGAGGCGGTCCTGAACGCCCACCCCGACATCACCCAATCCGCCGTAACCGAGATCGAGGTCAAAGAGGACGCCCGCCTTATCATGGCCTTCTACACCGCCCCCGCCCCGGTTGCCGAGGACGCGCTCAAGGCCTATGTCAACGACAACCTCGCCGCCTACAAGCGCCCCCGTGGTTTCTTCCACCTCGACGCGCTGCCCACAGGCGCCAACGGAAAACTCCTGCGCCGCGCCCTGCGGCCGATCTACAAGGACCTGCATGGTCAAGCTTGA
- a CDS encoding helix-turn-helix domain-containing protein: MEDRSPVSLIRLARESGEEDAAQPLNLAERVRDLRKSRGWTLEQAAKQAGLARSTLSKIENGVMSPTYEALKKLAVGLEISIPQLFTPPQREQVSGRMAVTKQGQGTAQATTTYEHELLGDALLKKRMLPYRARIRARSVEEFDGWVRHDGEEFLYVLTGVVRLYTEFYEPIEMRRGDSAYYDATMGHNVVSVSDEDATILWVTSLA, encoded by the coding sequence ATGGAAGACAGATCGCCCGTGAGCCTGATCAGGCTGGCCCGTGAGAGCGGGGAAGAGGACGCGGCCCAGCCGCTGAACCTTGCCGAACGGGTGCGCGATTTGCGCAAGTCGCGGGGCTGGACACTGGAACAGGCCGCCAAACAGGCGGGGCTGGCACGGTCCACCCTGTCGAAGATCGAGAACGGCGTGATGTCGCCCACCTACGAAGCGTTGAAGAAGCTGGCGGTGGGGCTGGAGATTTCCATTCCGCAGCTGTTCACGCCGCCCCAGCGCGAGCAGGTGAGCGGCCGAATGGCGGTGACCAAGCAAGGGCAGGGCACGGCGCAGGCGACCACGACTTATGAGCATGAACTTCTTGGCGATGCGCTGTTGAAGAAGCGGATGCTGCCCTATCGCGCCCGGATCCGGGCCCGATCGGTCGAGGAGTTCGATGGTTGGGTGCGCCATGACGGCGAAGAGTTCTTGTATGTCCTGACGGGGGTTGTCCGGCTTTATACCGAGTTCTACGAGCCGATCGAGATGCGCCGGGGCGACAGCGCCTATTACGACGCCACGATGGGGCACAACGTGGTGTCGGTGAGCGACGAGGATGCGACGATCCTGTGGGTGACGTCGCTGGCGTGA
- a CDS encoding efflux RND transporter periplasmic adaptor subunit, which yields MGKVFRVIIGLCIVAACAAAGIWGTQQILSQGGSGEAASAPPAVRVELTRPETRQIEDRVSGVGTLIPVRSVELVPTAAGRVTGVPVSSGEEVSEGEIVVQLDDRAARAALAESEATYAEAEDEFRRVEELTDSNAAAEARLEEARAAYRRAEAAMMMARADLEDRTLVAPFDGVLGLIDIETGTFLSGGMAVTRLSDITTMELTVSLPERYFERIKVGQAVNVTTPAYPDAEFDGEVTVRAPEVNLETRSFNIRAEIDNADGRLVGGMFADAEIVLDTYEGLAIADDAIISEGLASYVYTVADGAAVRTEIEPGQSLGAMTEVREGLSLEDRVVVAGWDNLSDGASVEVASEPDESGDAAPQGDAEANTQ from the coding sequence TTGGGTAAGGTTTTCAGGGTCATAATCGGCCTTTGCATCGTGGCCGCCTGCGCCGCAGCGGGGATTTGGGGTACGCAGCAGATCCTGTCGCAAGGCGGATCGGGTGAAGCCGCGTCGGCGCCGCCGGCGGTGCGCGTGGAATTGACCCGGCCCGAGACGCGCCAGATCGAGGACCGGGTAAGCGGGGTCGGTACGCTGATCCCGGTGCGCTCGGTCGAGCTGGTTCCTACGGCGGCGGGGCGCGTGACGGGCGTGCCGGTCTCCTCCGGCGAAGAGGTCTCGGAAGGTGAGATCGTTGTGCAACTGGACGACCGTGCGGCCCGAGCGGCGCTGGCCGAGTCCGAGGCGACCTATGCCGAAGCTGAAGATGAATTTCGCAGGGTCGAGGAGCTCACTGACAGCAATGCCGCCGCCGAGGCGCGGTTGGAAGAGGCGCGTGCTGCCTATCGCCGGGCGGAAGCCGCGATGATGATGGCGCGCGCCGACTTGGAAGACCGGACGCTGGTGGCGCCGTTCGACGGGGTGCTGGGATTGATCGACATCGAGACGGGAACCTTCCTGAGTGGAGGCATGGCCGTCACGCGGCTGTCGGACATCACTACGATGGAACTGACCGTGTCGCTGCCTGAGCGGTATTTCGAGCGGATCAAGGTGGGGCAGGCCGTGAACGTGACGACGCCGGCCTACCCGGATGCGGAATTCGACGGTGAAGTGACGGTGCGCGCGCCGGAGGTGAACCTGGAAACCCGCAGTTTCAACATCCGAGCCGAGATCGACAATGCCGACGGCCGGCTGGTGGGCGGCATGTTCGCCGATGCCGAGATCGTTCTGGACACCTATGAGGGGCTGGCGATTGCGGATGACGCGATCATCAGCGAAGGGCTGGCGAGTTATGTCTATACTGTCGCGGACGGGGCTGCGGTGCGCACCGAGATCGAGCCGGGACAGTCGCTGGGTGCGATGACCGAAGTGCGCGAGGGGCTGAGCCTGGAGGACAGGGTCGTCGTCGCGGGGTGGGACAACCTGTCGGACGGGGCCTCGGTCGAAGTGGCCAGCGAGCCAGACGAGAGTGGCGATGCCGCACCGCAGGGCGACGCGGAGGCCAACACGCAATGA